GCGAGCAGGAAGGGCTGCTGCCACCGGTTTCCCGCCGCACCCTGTCGTGCCATGCACTCGTCGTGGTGTCGCAGGGAACCGGGTGGCTTAATTACGCGGGGCAGAACGCTTCTGTCACGGCGCCATCATTGATTTGGATTTTTCCCGGAGTTGAGCACGGATACGGTCCGGGCACATCAGGCTGGCGGGAGCATTGGGTGCTTTTTGCCGGTGCCAGTGCGCGGGCGTTCGAGGAACTTGGCTGCTACAGCCGCGACCGGCCGCTGGCCACGCTGCAGGGCGACGACGGGATGCTGGCCCTGTTCACCGACCTGCGGCACGCCCTTGCGGTGGAGGGTCCGCGTGGCGACCTTGATTCGTCGGTCGCGGCTCAGCAGATCATCGTGGGCGCCAGTCGGCGCGGCCGTCAGCTGACTGCCGGAATCGCCGAGACAACCCTGGCCCGGCTGCGCGAACTGGCCTATCTGCCCCTCGGCGCCGGCCAGCAAGCCGCACGGCTCGGACTCACCCCGCAAGGCCTGCGAGAGATCGTCCAGGCCGCAGCCGGAGTAGGCCCCAAGGAATTTGTCCTGCAGCTGCGGACTTCCCGGGCGCAGTCACTGCTGGCCGACACCGACTTTCCGATTGAACGCGTTGCGCGGCTGACCGGCTACGACGACGGCGCGTATTTCAGTAGGTTGTTTTCACAGCGCGTCGGGCTATCCCCGTCACATTTCCGCCTCCAGCACCGCCGCTCGGGCGGAGGCGGTTCCCTGGACTGAACCCCAGCCACCCGGATCAGGAGAAGAACCGATCGGCTGGTGTCCGAAGCAAAGCCCGGAGAACACCCTCGTCATAGTCCGTCCCGATCAGACCAGTGCTCCTGCCATCTCCAGTCGATGGGTTCGCCGGCCCGTTGGTAGCGGATATCGGTGGAGAGCCGGATCCTGTTTTCCGGGTCCACATTGTCCGTTGCAGCGTGGACGGCAAAGGCAGAGTGCACCATGACGTCGCCGGCGTGGAAATCACTGAGCAGCCACCGTGCATCATGGGTGTCAGCCAGACCCGGCAGGTCGGCTGTTATGGAAGCGGCCGGATGCTTCCGGGTGCCGTTCCGCTCGGCGGCCAGCGCCCAATGATGGCTTCCTTCCAGATAGGCCAGACCGCCCATTTCGATCGGTGTATCACCAAGCGGGATCCACATCGAGAGGACATGTTCACTGCCTTCCCTCAAATACACCAGGTCATAGTGGGCCTGCGTTGCAGTCCCGATGCCCGTCTCGCCAGGTCGAACATGCCGGATGATTTTCCTTTTATGCAGATGAACCTCATCACCCAGTAACCAGGCGAACCAGTCCTTGATGTCCGGGTGCGCCGTCAGGCCCCCATACGCGGCACCAGGAACAATTTCATCGAAAAGTATGCGGCGAAGGGACGCGCGGTTGACCTCACCCGGTGCCCCGACTCCCAGGGAAGGCTCGGTCCCGACCCGGACTAGCCCCGTCTCGGCCAACTTCGTGAAGTAGTACTCGCGGAAATTGTTCACCACGCCGGGATCTAGGTGGTTGCTGAGGTAAAGGTAGCCGTCTTCGCGCAACCGGCGCCACAGCGCGTCCCTGTCGGCACGCTCGCTGGCTGGTACCGGAGAAAGGTACGCGAACCGTGCGGGGGACTGGTCAAGGACATACCCGTTCGAAGTGATCATGACTCCAGCATGAAGGCGGATTGGACTTTGCCGTTAGGAGTTTCGCCCGCTGATTGTTGCATTTTTGTGAGGATTGCAGATCCCTTTGGACAAATGTATTTGTCGCCTGCGTTCCGCGGCTGTGGTTGGGGCCCGGCGAGGCGGCCAATCGGGGCGGCCGCGGCCGCCCACATTGGTCTCGGCTTGTTCCTTAGCATCTGGACTACTGTCAGAATGAAAAAATGAGCACTTTTTTACGCCCAAACAATCAACTTCTTGCATAAATCCGTCGAGGCCTCTAGGATCTGTTAAACGGTTAAGGAGGTGGTGCACGTCACATGACTTCTACATGACCTAATCGGATTTCGAGCGTCTGCATGGAGGAAAAAGTGTGAACCCGACAACGGAGAAGGTACCGGCATCGCCGGCACAACAGCATGCGCAGGCTTCGGGGACAGACGAGGAAGGCCCCACGAGCCTGGGGGTCCGAACGGAGCTGGCAGGAACAGGTCCGGAGCGAAACCCGGGGAACGCAAGAGCCTCGTGAGCAGGCTGCGTCGCGACAAGCAAATGCTGGTCATGATGTTGCCGGGTGTGTTGTTTCTTCTCGTGTTCTTCTACGTTCCCATCCTGGGCAATGTGATCGCCTTCCAGGATTACCAGCCGTATCTCGGCATCGGCGACAGCCTCTGGGTGGGTTGGCAGAACTTCTTGGATCTCTTTATCAACCCGGACTTCGTCAATGCCTTTTGGAATACGCTGTATCTGGCCGCATGGCAGCTGGTATTCCTCTTCCCCGTGCCGCTCGTACTGGCCCTCATCGTGGATTCGCTGATCAGCCCGCGAATTCGCAAGATCTTCCAGAGCATCGCCTACCTGCCGCACTTCCTGTCCTGGGTCCTCGTCATTGCCTTCTTCCAACAGATGCTTGGTGGGGCGGGGTTCATCAACAACTCGTTGCGGCACGTGGGCATGGACACCATCCCGTTCATGACCAACGCGGACACCTTCCCGGTGCTGGTGGTTGTCCAGATGATCTGGAAAGACGCCGGCTGGGCCATGATCATCTTCCTGGCAGCCCTTGCCAGCATTGACGCTTCACTCTACGAGGCTGCCGCAGCCGACGGCGCTGGCCGCTGGCGCAGGGTCTGGCATATCACGCTGCCCGGGCTGCGCCCCGTCATCGTCCTGCTGCTGATCCTCCGGATCGGCGACATCCTATCCGTTGGCTTTGAGCAGTTCATCCTTCAGCGAGATGCCGTGGGCGCAGGCGCAGCCGAAGTCCTTGACACGTTCACGTACTACACGGGTGTTGTTGGCGGTGGCTGGAGTTCCGGTGCAGCGGCAGGCCTGGCCAAAGGTGTCGTCAGTCTGGTGCTGATCTGGGGAGCCAACAAACTGGCCCACAAGTTCGGCGAAGACGGAATTTTTGCCAAGAAGGTCGGCTAGCCGGAACGGCCGCCGCGAAGGAGACTCACATGGCTACAACACTGTTTACCAAAAAAGCCCCCGGGCTGACGCGCGATTCCAAGCGTCCTGTCTGGAAAGAGAAGCCCTCTCTGCTTTACCAGAGCATTAAAGCTGTCGTTCTCGTGCTCTTCAGCATCTCCATCCTGGCTCCCATGCTCCTCGTGGTGTCCACCTCGCTGGCCGACAATGAACAGCTGACGGCCGCTGGCGGCTTCGTGATGTGGCCGGAGCGGCCAACACTGGAGGCCTACCAGACCATCTTCCGAGGCCCCATGGTTCTGCAATCGCTCGGAGTTAGCCTCTTCATCACCGTGGTGGGCACCCTGCTGGCGCTGTTTGTGACTATCACCATGGCCTATGCCACCAGCCGGTCGGTCGTTTTCGGACGCCCCGTGATCCTTGCAGTCCTATTCACGCTACTGTTTGCCCCCGGACTCATTCCCTCTTTCCTGATGATTCGCGAACTCCATCTGCTGGACTCTCTGTGGTCCCTGATCCTGCCTGGTATCTTCGGTGCGTTCAACTTCGTGGTGATGCGTTCCTTCTTTATGAACATCCCGGGCGAACTCATTGAGAGTGCCCGCATTGACGGGGCGAGCGACTGGCAAATCCTCTGGAAGATCGTCCTGCCCCTTTCCAAGGCTGTGGTCGCTGTGGTGGGTCTGTTCTACGCCGTGGGCTTCTGGAACTCCTTCTTCAACGCCCTCCTGTACATCAACGACCACAGCAAATGGCCCATCCAGCTCCTCCTGCGCAACTTCGTCGTCCAGGGCAGTGGTGCGGCCGACGGGCTGGGGATCACCACCACCCCTCCGCCACAGTCAATCCAGATGGCAGTCGTTGTGGTTGCCCTCCTCCCTATCCTCATGGTCTACCCGTTCCTGCAGAAGCACTTCGCCAAGGGCGTTATCACCGGCGCGGTCAAAGGCTGATGCAGCCTTCCTGCCCGCTTTTCAGACAACTCCGCAAGAAAAACCAGAAAGGTCTACGCCCATGACGAGCGCTACTTACGGACAGCCCGGATTCAGCCGACGCGGCTTCCTCGGCCTTGCAGGCCTTACGGTCACCGCTGCCGGCCTGTCCGCCTGCGGGACCGGCGGAGCCGGCGTCGGAGGCAGCGGCGGCGCCGCCGCCTCCTCGGCACTCAAGCTGCCCACATACAAGGAATTCACCGGTTTCGCCCCGGACATTCCCGGTAACGAAAAGGGACTGCAGGCAGCCTTCTTCAAGCTCCCCGAGGCAGCAACGTCCGTCAAGGGCGCGCCGCTCAAGGGCAAGGTGACCGGCCTCACGGAAACCTTCGACACCATGAGTCCAGCTATGAACGACAACCCCTTCTGGCAGCGTCTCAATGCCAAATTGGGCGGCGAGCTGGACCTCCAGATTGCCGAGGACATCGGAGACGGCTACCCGGCGAAGTTCGCCACCGTCCTTGCCAGCAACGATCTCCCTGACATGATGTGGGTTCCGCCGAACCAAGGCATCCCCAACATCGGTCCCATGCTGGAAGCCAAATTCCAGGACCTGACACCGTACCTCTCCGGGGACGCCGTGCTCGAGTACCCCAATCTGGCCGCCCTGAAGCCGGATTCCTGGAAGACCGCCGTCGTCAACGGCAAAATCTGGGGAGCACCGATCCCCAGCACGCCTTTCGGGCAGATCACGTCCGGGCGGAGTGACATATGGGCGGCAGTTGACGGGCTCAACGCCGCCAGCGCCGATGAGTTCCTCGAAAAGGCCAAGGAACTGACCCGCCCCGGTGAGCAGAAGTATGCGCTGGAACCGGCCTACACCAACATTCTCCACATGGTCACTGAATGGTATGGAGCCCCAAACGGCTGGGCCGTGAACAAGGACCGCACCCTGACGCACCTCTTCGAGACGGACGAGTACGCTGCCGGGGTGGAGTTCACTGCCAAGATGTTTGCAGCTGGAGTGTTTTACCCGGACAGCAAGGCGTCCGACATCCGCACCCGTGTGGCCAACGGCACTGTTGCTGCACAGGTTCTGGTGGGTCCGCACGACATCCGCAGCTTCCGCGGCCTGAACAAGACCGCCAAGTTCGACCTTCTGGTCCCCTTCAGCGCCGACGGCAAGATCAAACCGGTCTACGACATGGGCTATGGCACCGTCGGCTTCACACCGTTCAAGAAAGCCGAGGAAGGCAGGATCCGCGAGCTTCTGGCTCTGATCAACTACCTTTCCGCCCCTTTCGGCACAGCGGAGTACATACAGAAGAACTACGGCGAGACCGGGCAGGACTACACGCTGGACGATGCCGGCAACCCGGTTCTCAGCGAGTCCGGTGCCACCAACATCCCAGGTCTCGCTTCGGCCCTGAACATTATGTCCAGCCCGGAGAATGTGCTTTTCAACCCGGGCTACGACGATGACACGCGATACGTCAATGAGCAGCAGAAGAAGCTACTTGAAATTGCCTGGCGTAACCCGACCAACGGCAGCTACTCGGACACCAACGCCAAGGTGGGTGCAAAGGTCACCAAGCAACTGCGCGACAAGGTCATTGACGTCATCACCGGACGCGAGAAGGTGGGAGTCCTCAAGGATGCAGTGAAGCGCTGGCAGTCAGAGGGCGGCAACAAGATCCGTGAAGAGTATCAGGCGGCCTTGCCCGCGGACGTACCGATCTTCAGCTCGTAGTAAGACGGTTGTGGCGGCGGGGGGTCTGCCCACTGTCGCCACAACCTGATGTTCAGCAACACCAGTTGGCGACAGTCCCAGGTCGCCAGGTTCACGGAGGAGATTCATGACGTTGACAAATCGCAGGGCACAGCGCCCGACCATCAGGATGGTCGCGGCGGAGGCCGGTGTGTCCACGGCAACTGTTTCCTACATCTTGTCCGGCCGGCGAGGTGAAGCCGGTCCGGGTTGCTCGGAAGCCACTGTGAGCAGGGTAAGGGCTGCTGCGGAACGGCTGGGCTACAGGCCCAACCAGGCGGCACGCGCCATCCGGACCGGGCGCACGAACACTGTGATCCTGTCCCTGACCATGCTTTCGGACCCGTGGGCGCTTGCAGTAATCGAGGCGGTCCAGCGTGCGGCGGCTCCCTTGGGCATCACGCCCATGATCCTTGCCGATGCTGACTGGGCCAAGGTTCTCCAGAGCCACAGTGCCGACGCAGTCTTTGTGGACGCTGTCCGGGAGCACAACGAACAGACACTTCGTGAGTTGGCAGGCCGGGGGTCAAGGCTGGTGGTGTTCCACGAGTCCCTGGAGCCGGAAGGCTTTGACGTCGTACGCTCCGTTGCAGGACCCGGCTGTGTCCTGGCCGTGGAACATCTGTTGGCAAGTCATACGAAGATAGCGTGCCTTGCCGCCGGCAGCTCCCTTGCGGGGCCGCGGTTCAAGGCATACACAGACGCCCATAAATCGGCCGGGCTGCCGGTCCGTGACGACTACGTGGGGACTTTCGATGGAAGTTCGGCAGGCGCCTACGCCGCCGCTACGCGGCTGCTTTCCCTGGAGGATCCGCCAACGGCCATCTTTGCCACTACGGACTATGCGGCCGTCAGCGCTATCAACGCGGCGCAGCGAATGGGGCTCGGAGTCGGCACGGACATTGACATCATCGGTGTGGGAAACACGGTGGAGGGCGAACGGATGTCCCCGTCGCTGAGCAGCGTGGGCCCTGTGGGCTTCTTTGACAGCCTGGCGCGGAAGCTGATGGACCGTGCCCTGGGATCCGACGAGGATCCCGGCGTCCTGGACTTCCCTTGGGAACTGTTCGTCCGTGAATCAGCACCGGCGAAGAAAGCAAGACACTAGGTTTTGAACCAATTACGGTGCCGCGCAGCCTCCGGGAATCCGGGCAGGCATGCGGCTACATGGCGGCCTAAGGGCTGCAACCAAGCAGGAGGAATCGCGTAGCAATGAGAACTGTTGATATGAAGGTCGGGCTGGTCGGATTCGGTCTGAGGGCGAGTCTGTGGAAGCACGTCCACAACCCGGGCCAGGGATCCGAAGTAACCATCGTGTGCGATACCAGCGCGCGCGGCCGCGCGGACGCTACCGAAAAGATCCCTACGGCCAGGGTCACGGCGGATCTCAATGAGCTGCTCACCAGCGGCATTGACGCAGTCCTGGTTCTTACGCCGGACAACCAGCACGCATTAGTGGCCGTCGAGACGCTCAGGGCCGGCATTCCCACCTTCTGCGAGAAACCGTTGGACGTCACACTTGAGGCAGCGGATCTGATCCTGCAGACGGCTTATGAAACCGGAACGAGGCTGTACGTCGGTCACAACATGCGCCACATGCCAGTGGTAGTGCAGATGCGCCAACTGATTGAAGACGGTGTGATTGGCGACGTCAAAGCGATCTGGTGCCGGCACTTTGTGGGCAACGGGGGCGACTACTACTTTAAGGACTGGCACTCCGAACGCAAGAACGTCACGTCGCTGCTGCTCCAGAAGGGTGCCCACGACATCGACGTCATCCACTGGCTGGCGAACGGCTACACCAAGCGGGTGTCTGCCATTGGGGACCTCGCCGTATACGGTGATGTCCGGGACCGCCGGGACAACGCCGGCCGCCGGATGGGGGACTGGTTCTCGCTCGATAACTGGCCGCCCACGGAGCAAACGGCGCTCAGTCCGCTGATCGATGTGGAAGACATTTCCATGATGCAGATGGTGCTGGACAACGGGGTGCTGGCTTCCTACCAGCAGTGTCATTTCACCCCCGACTATTGGCGGAACTACACGGTGATCGGCACCAAGGGCAGGATCGAGAACTTCGGCGACGGCCCGGGCGGCAAGATCAGCGTCTGGACGTCGAGGACATCCACCGGTTTCGCTGAGCCGGACCGGGTGATCGGGATTCCCGACGGCGATGGCGGCCACGGCGGCGCCGATCCTCGCCTGATCGCCGAGTTCCTGGAGTTCGCCGCCCGCGGCGGGCAGACCCGTACCAGCCCTATCGCCGCCCGCCAGTCAGTGGCAGCGGGTGTGCTGGCCACAGAATCCCTACGCGGTGACGGCTCTGCTCGCGAAGTCCCGGCATTGCCCGCCGACCTGGTCGGGTATTTTGAAGCCGGCCAACCTGCCCGTGACTCAAGCCATTGTTGACTACGAACGAACCGAAATCCTTGAACAAGACCATCACATCAGGAATGGACAATGCATGGACCTGCGACCGCCCGAACAAACGGCCCACCAATCGGCTGGAACAGGCCCCCGTGCATCTGGAGCGCAGCCACCCATCCTGAGCTACAGGGGCAATGCGTTTTACCGTTCAGGAAAACAGCACCGCATCCTGGCGGGTGCCATCCACTACTTCCGCGTGCACCCGAGTCAGTGGGAGGACCGCTTGGCCAAGTTGCGGGCCATGGGAGCCAACACGGTCGATACGTACGTTGCCTGGAACTTCCATCAGCCGACGCGCGGGCAGCGCCCCAATTTCACACATTGGCGGGATCTGGGCCGCTTCATCGATCTGGCCGCAGCCCAAGACCTGGATGTGATCGTTCGTCCCGGGCCGTACATATGTGCGGAATGGGATAACGGAGGGATCCCTGCATGGCTGACGGGCACGCCGGGGATCGGTCTGCGCTGTTCCGATCCGGTCTTCACAGACGCGGTCGAGGAATGGTTTGACGACCTCCTGCCCATCATCGCAACCCGCCAGGCGGCCCGGGGCGGGCCGGTGGTCGCGGTGCAGATCGAGAACGAGTACGGCAGCTACGGCGACGACAAGGCGTACTTACGCTGGAACCGCCGGGCGCTCATGGACCGGGGCATCTTGGAGCTTCTGTTCACCGCGGACGGCGGAACCGATTTCCACCTCGACGGCGGTGCACTGGACGGAACTTTGGCTGCGGCCACCCTGGGGAGCCGCGGGGAGGAATCAGTGGCAACTTGGCGGCGACGCAGGCCGGACGAGCCGTTTTTCAATGTCGAGTTTTGGGGTGGCTGGTTCGATCACTGGCATGAGGATCACCACGTCCGGGAGAAGGAGGACGCGGAGGCCGAAGTCTCAAAAATCCTGGATCTGGACGGCTCAGTGTGCATCTATATGGCCCATGGAGGTACGAACTTTGGGCTTTGGTCCGGCAGCAACCACGATGGTGAAAAGCTCCAGCCAACGGTTACCAGCTATGACTCCGATGCCCCGATCGCGGAGAACGGCGACCTAACGCCCAAGTACCATGCCCTGCGAAGGGCATTCTTCCATGCGCAGGGCACTGTGGAACCTCCCGAGCTGGATCCGGAGCTGTTGGCGCCTGCCCCGGTTTTGCCCGGCCGAACCCTTGACGTGGAGCCTGGCGTCGAGCTGCTAGAACTACTCCGTGCCGGTACGCGGCAGCGATCCAGCGTGCGGCCTCTTACATTTGAGGAGATGGACCTCGACTCGGGCCTGATGCTGTACGGCGCTGAGGTAACGCTGCCAGGGCTCCCTCACGCCCCGACCGAATCGCGGATCCGGATCATGGAACTCCATGACCGCGCCCACCTTTGGATCGACGGCCGTCACGCCGGGATACTGGATGGAGCGAGCGCACGGGAGGGATTGAGGGTCCAGGGAACCGGGGCCTCCGTGCGACTGGACATCCTCGTGGAAAACCAGGGGCGGATTAATTACGGACCTTTGACGGGTCAGGGGAAAGGCATTCTGGGGGGAGTCCTAGTAAACCAGCGCCACACCTTTCACTGGACGCAGACCCCCCACTCGCTCAGCGACTGGGGGGATCGGGAACTTGAACACCTTGCTTCAGCCAGCTTCCGGACGGATGCCGCCGCGGACACCTTTCTGGCCCTCCCCGGTTTCGGTAAGGGATTCGTCTGGATCAACGGCTTCCTGCTCGGCCGCTATTGGGAGGTGGGGCCCCAGTCCACTCTCTACATACCGGCTCCGCTGATCCGGACCGGCAGCAACTCGATCAAGATCCTGGAGCTGGAGAAGTGGGGCAGCTCAATAGAGCTGCGCACCGAGCCGGAGCTTGGCTAGACCGCAGCAGCGCCCATCGCCACGATGACTTCCGTGCCGTTCGCCTCAAAGGCAGCTTTGTCCTTTTGCGAGATCCCGGAATCCGTAATCAGTCTGCGAAAGGGGTAACCGGCCATGGTGGCGAAGGCGCGGCGCCCCACCTTCGAGGAGTCCGCAAGTACATAGGATTCGGTGGCTCGCCGGGCCATGAGGGTGTTGACCGACGCCTCGCCTTCGTCGGTGATGGTCGGCCCCACCTCCGCGTCGATTCCATTGACACCGATGAAGGCGAAGTCGAGGGCGACTTTCTGCATGACGATGTCCGTGTAGGGTCCGACGAGCTCGTAGGAGCGGGGGTTCAGGATGCCGCCGGTGACCATGATCTTGATGTTGGGCCGAACTGCGAGCTGGGCAGCGATGTTGATGGCGTTAGTGACCACAGTCAGGGTGGGCCGGTCCGATGGGGTGTTCAGGTCTTCCCGCGTAGACAGCACATGGGCCAGCGCCGTTGTGGTGGTGCCTCCGCTGAGGCCGATTACGGCACCGGGTTGGATGAGCCTTGACGCCTCTTCCGCAATGAGATTCTTGGCTTCGGCATGGTCATCGCGGTTGTATCGGCTGGGGAGGTCATAAGCCACCGCGCCGGTAGTAGCACCGCCTCTGGTGCGGCTGAGTAACCGTTGCTTTGCGAGACTGTCCAGGTCCCTGCGGGCGGTGGCAGGTGAAACACCTAATTTTGCGACGATGTCCTCCACCTCGATCTGCCCTGTGTCAGCAAGCAGGTCAAGGATCGCTGCCAGTCGATCGGTGCGGGTCATGAACATACCTCTCAAGTGGTACTACGTCGCCCTGGCGAACAGAGCCAGGAGCCGCGACACCTCGGGAACCAGGGCTTCGCGGCCGGCCTTCACGTACTTGCGGGAATCCACCACGGCAGGGTTGGCCGCCAGGTAGTCCCGGACCGCACGGGTGAAGAATCCGTTTAAATGGGTGGAAACATTTATCTTAGTCATGCCCGAGCCGATAGCGGCGACGATTGCGTCGTCTGCCACGCCTGAGCTTCCGTGCAGCACGAGCGGCACGTCCAGGGCGGACTTCAGCCGGGCGATCAGCGGCAGGTCCAGGACCGCCTTACGCTCGGTCATGGCGTGGGAGGATCCGACTGCAACGGCCAGCGCGTCTACGCCGGTAGCGGCGACGAAGGCGGCTGCTTCGCATGGATCTGTCCTGGCTCCGGGCGCGTGGGCGCCGTCCTTGCCTCCCACTTTGCCAAGTTCGGCTTCCACGTAGACGCCTGCCTTATGCGCGTGTTCGGTGACCCGCCGCGTGGCGGCAACGTTCAGGTCGTAAGGCAGATGGGCGCCGTCATACATCACGGAACCAAAGCCCAGCCCGATGGCCTCCAGCGCGAGCTCTTCGGATTCGGCGTGATCCAGGTGGATGGAAACCGGAACCGACGCTTGCCGGGCCGCGGCCATGGCTGCGCTGGCCAACGGCTCCAGTCCGCCATGGAAGTTGGCGCAGTTTTCCGAAATCTGCAGGATCACTGGAAGTCCGGCCGCTTCCGCGCCACCCACGAGTCCTTCCAGAGTTTCCAGGTGAACGATGTTGAAGGCCGCCTGACCCACGCCCCGCTCTAAAGCGCGGTTCATCAGGTCCCGGGTTTTGACCAAGGTCATGGCAGCTCCTTTTGGGTAACGATGAGCATGGTGGCCAGCTCCGCATGTCTGGGCGAAATTTCGCCCGCACCGGCATAAGTACGGCAGCCGCCGACCATGCGGTGGCTGCCCGGAGGATGTTTTCGATCTCGGTGGGGCCGTTGCAGAAGGCGACGGCGGCAGCGGCCACCGAGGCATCGCCGGCTCCGGTGGGATTGCCGGAGAAGGCGAAGGGCAGGCGCGCATGCCAGTAGCTGTCCGGTTGCCCGGCTTGGAAAGCCATCATGCCGTCCGCACCTGCACTGACCAGCACCCGGCGGGCCCCCAGGGCCATGAGCTTAACGGCGCCGGCGAATACGTCACGCTCTCCGGTGGCCTCAAGCAGCTCATGATTGTTGGGCTTGAGCAGATCCGCACCGGCTTCGGCCGCAGCCAGCATCCCGGGACCGGAAGTGTCAACAATTGCCGGGATGCCCGCACTATGAGCCAAAGAAATCAGCTCCGCGTAGAAGTCAGGGCGCCCCCCTTCCGGAAGGCTTCCCGAGCCCACAAGTACGCCGGGCGACGGTGCATCCCTATCGCTGAGGCTCTCCCGGACGGCGCTCTTCAGGGCCAGCCACTCGGTAGGCTCCAGCGCACTCCCGTGCTCGTTGAAGATGGAAGTTTGGCCGTTCACGGTGTCCACAAGAGCGATGCTGCGGCGGGTGTCCACCGCTGTGGACACGAGCCTGTGAGGAAGCGCGCTGGCCTGTAGCTCGGCGGCCAATGCTGCGCCGGAGGCGCCTCCGGCTGTGGCGATGGCGAGGACGGGGACGTTCAGCTGATGGGCAACTCTGGCGACGTTGACGCCCTTGCCTCCGGCCCGGACCAGGGGCGCCTCCACGCGGTTACTTCCGCCGATGCTGACGCCCTTGACGGTGTAGGTGACGTCCACCGCGGGGTTGGGAGTAACGGTGATAATGCGCTTCACGTGGACATTCCAAGTGGCGCCAGGAGCGCCCGGGCCTTCAGGGCTGCGCCGATAAGCCCGCC
This genomic window from Arthrobacter sp. 24S4-2 contains:
- a CDS encoding beta-galactosidase family protein codes for the protein MSYRGNAFYRSGKQHRILAGAIHYFRVHPSQWEDRLAKLRAMGANTVDTYVAWNFHQPTRGQRPNFTHWRDLGRFIDLAAAQDLDVIVRPGPYICAEWDNGGIPAWLTGTPGIGLRCSDPVFTDAVEEWFDDLLPIIATRQAARGGPVVAVQIENEYGSYGDDKAYLRWNRRALMDRGILELLFTADGGTDFHLDGGALDGTLAAATLGSRGEESVATWRRRRPDEPFFNVEFWGGWFDHWHEDHHVREKEDAEAEVSKILDLDGSVCIYMAHGGTNFGLWSGSNHDGEKLQPTVTSYDSDAPIAENGDLTPKYHALRRAFFHAQGTVEPPELDPELLAPAPVLPGRTLDVEPGVELLELLRAGTRQRSSVRPLTFEEMDLDSGLMLYGAEVTLPGLPHAPTESRIRIMELHDRAHLWIDGRHAGILDGASAREGLRVQGTGASVRLDILVENQGRINYGPLTGQGKGILGGVLVNQRHTFHWTQTPHSLSDWGDRELEHLASASFRTDAAADTFLALPGFGKGFVWINGFLLGRYWEVGPQSTLYIPAPLIRTGSNSIKILELEKWGSSIELRTEPELG
- a CDS encoding DeoR/GlpR family DNA-binding transcription regulator, which codes for MTRTDRLAAILDLLADTGQIEVEDIVAKLGVSPATARRDLDSLAKQRLLSRTRGGATTGAVAYDLPSRYNRDDHAEAKNLIAEEASRLIQPGAVIGLSGGTTTTALAHVLSTREDLNTPSDRPTLTVVTNAINIAAQLAVRPNIKIMVTGGILNPRSYELVGPYTDIVMQKVALDFAFIGVNGIDAEVGPTITDEGEASVNTLMARRATESYVLADSSKVGRRAFATMAGYPFRRLITDSGISQKDKAAFEANGTEVIVAMGAAAV
- a CDS encoding class II fructose-bisphosphate aldolase, whose amino-acid sequence is MTLVKTRDLMNRALERGVGQAAFNIVHLETLEGLVGGAEAAGLPVILQISENCANFHGGLEPLASAAMAAARQASVPVSIHLDHAESEELALEAIGLGFGSVMYDGAHLPYDLNVAATRRVTEHAHKAGVYVEAELGKVGGKDGAHAPGARTDPCEAAAFVAATGVDALAVAVGSSHAMTERKAVLDLPLIARLKSALDVPLVLHGSSGVADDAIVAAIGSGMTKINVSTHLNGFFTRAVRDYLAANPAVVDSRKYVKAGREALVPEVSRLLALFARAT